The stretch of DNA TGCCGCGTGTTTGGTGAATCACCATCAACCAATTTTGCCAGCGAGTATGAGAGATAGAATGTTTTTTGTCCATGGTCGCCCAAACCCTGGATGGCTGCATTTCCAAAACTTGCTTCCGTGAAAGCTACCAATCCGTTCTCTCCAGGGATGCAATGATCCAGATACCAATTGTTGGTTTGGGTTGATGCTGCGAAAGAGATATCCTCTCCAAGTGTATGGACTTGACCAAGGAGGTGGCCCAAAGGCTGCTCAGAGTCTTCAAATGCAGCACTTTCAATGGAAAAAAGATTCCAGAAAGATTCATAATCTGAATATCCAAAAATGGGGAGTAGACTCATCATACTACCGCCTTCGATATAAACATTTCCACCAGCGGAGACGTATTCTGTGATGCTTGCAAGCTGACCACCATTCATGAAAGATCCCGATGTACCCATTTCACCTACATTTCCCAGGGAAATGAAAACCGCGTCAAATCCAATCAGGGACGCAGGGAAGTGGTTTGTATATCGAGCCTCCACATTCAATTCGCTGAGTTTATCATAGATAAATTCCCCGCTATAGTCATTGACACCGACCCCAGCAGCTTGTCCATCATAGACAAGGGTCCCTGAGTTCAAGGAAATAAAATCTTCCTTAACCAGCAAATTTGAATTTGAGCCATCTGACACGAGCAATGAAACGGTATATGCCCCATCCTCAGAGAATAAATATTGAGGATTTTGCTCGGTAGCATCGACTATACCATCATTGTTGAAATCCCATTCCCAGCTAATAATGGGATCTGGAACTGAGAAGGATAAATCTTCAAAATTGACCAGGATAGATCCTGTTCCTGCAGTTAGATCAGCATCAAATGCTGCTACCACGGGTCCTGGTAGATAACCCCTTGCTGCAAATACAGGCACAATATCATTCAGGTTGGCTCCAGCATAGCTATCTCTATCAGCCTGTATAAACGCAAAAGCAGCATCCACCTGGTTTGAGCTGATATCCGTCATGGATATCCCCTCCCAGCAATCAATATCTGTGGCCTGCCTGCCAATAAGATCATAAATGGACATGAGTGAAGAGGCCCAGAGTTGTCCATCATAGTGCACCTCACCTCCCAATTGATCGGGATAGTGATTGGGGAAATTTGTGACTCTCAACGCAGGAGCACCATAAGGTTGGAGACCCCACTGTCCGAAATAGTCGTATTGTGGGTCTTCCGGAGACAGCAGCCCCAGACTCCGGGTATAGGATTGAGCCCAGTAGTCACCCAGGCCCTCGCTCAAACCTTCCACTTGAGAGATTCCCCCATTGGTTATCCAATGATGAATACCATGCCCTAACTCATGCAAAATGATGGAATGATCTTCTCCAGCATCCACATAATTGGTAGGCGAGCCAAAAGCCAGCATTCCTGTACTGGGTAAAAAATGAGCATTTCGAGCACCATCCAAGCCGTGTGGATCAAATTGAACGCCACCCTCATATTGCAGCGGCATGACATCAAAACCCAGAGAGTCATTCAAGTATGCCATGGAGTGGTTAAGATGATAATAGATGTTTACAGCCTCAAATTCCGGTTGATCTCTGGTGAAACTAAAATTGAGAGAACTTTGCTCGTAGAGCCCCGTAAATGGTCCTTCAAAATCGCTAATAGAGGCAAATGGACCAGATAGATAATACTGACGATTATTTGGAAGTAGTCCTTCAAGGTCCACTTGCCTTAAATAGTGGTTTAAACTGTCTGAGTTTTGATCTCCGTTATCCGAAAATTGAGGCTGACCATAAAGTGTACGTGCCGCTGTAATGGGGTCAGGATCGTAAACCCATCCAAATCCTGTCTCTCTCTCAGCATCCAAATAACAGGCTTTGTCTTCAGCCCTGATGATTTCACCTGAGCGGGCATCAATCAAAATTTCCCAGTCACCATATAGTTTATTACCGGGTACAATAGTAACCTGTCGGGCGACGACCGCCTCCATGAATGTCTTTTTGTAAATGATGGTTTCAATATTCTCGTAAGTGTTGGGAGCATCAATCCCAAGATAGTTCTCAGCTATTTCCAGAGCTTCAGATTCTGAAACTTTTACATCCATGGCGATAGTGGTCAGGGGTTGGTAGCCGTTCATGACAAACACCACCTCATTGGCACGATTGAGGCTAATCTTGATACTTGCTTTGTAAACAGAAATCCCTGCAAACTCCTGAATGAACTGAACCCTATAACCACCTGGAGTCTCAACTACGCCAGTATATTTCAATTCGCTATTCTGGGATGTGTGGTGCAGTAGATCGGTTTGAGCCAATAAATATTCCCTGGCCATGGACTCTGGGTCTGAAGCACTCACTTGGTACTGTGGCGAGTAGATTGCTCGAGGTATTCCTGATTTGTTTTCAATGCGCATATTTGCCAAAACCTGGCTGCCAGGAGAGAAATCATTTATAATTTCTAAAGTGGAATGTTCATGGGGCTTCTCAAGCGAGGCGAATAGACTCGAAACCAATACGAGGGTTGTGATTAAGAGACTGTGAGATTGCTTCATGCCAGAATTCCTTCAATAATTTTGCTGGTTGCCAGGAATAATACTGATTAAGATTATCAACACGTAAACCATTAATAATCAACGTATTGGTAGAGAATATCAGTTCCTGTCTTTATATATAACAATAAATGTCACGAATGCGAGATAAAAGTTTCATCCTGAAATGTGAATTCAAGCCTGGATTAAAAGTTTCTTAACTCAGGAAATACTTTTGAAGATACAGGAGTGCCGCGAGAGGAGCAGCGACGGCCATAATTTTTTGGGACCATTTGGAATCTTTCCAATCCCAATAAACTGAGCTCCCGGACAACGCGATAAGCGTCCAGACACCAGCCAGGTATAGTTCATATATTTTTGGCCTGGTATCAGGTGATGGCCATCCAAAGATGAGTAATCCCATCACCCCAACGATGCCAATGGCAAGCTGAATAACACTGGTGAAATTCCGAGCTGATTCTTTTGATTCCATAAATCCTCCCCAATTAAATGCTACACGACCATGCTTTCTACACCACTGTCCTTGACAAAAAGGCATGAGGTGTTTACTGCTTCAGCCAGCGTGTGCATGCTATCCCCATCCAATTCGTTAGATATTCCGAATACGTTTAAATCTGCGTGGGGTGCAGATGATAAAACCCCCTTAAAATTACCGACCAGGACAACAGCTTCTGTAGATCCTGGCAACCGGGCCCGATCAAAAAGTCTTTCCTGGGCAGCCTTTGCCAGTTCTCCATCTTCCTCACTATCCACTACAGTAACAAATCTGAGTTGTCCATTCCAATTACGGTTCAGTTGAATCGCCATGAGGATAGCCAAATCTTTATTGGGGCTGGAACGCCGGAGCCAAATATTGATGGTTTCCCTATTTCCCAGGGCATTTTTTGGGTGTTGTGAATAGATGGCAATACCCATTGATTCCCTGACTGCCACCGCGATCATATCTTCGAGACGTGCATCCTTGGAACGATCATCACTCATACTTAAAAACATGATATTTGGGGGGAAATACATGCTTCTCATGACCTGAACGGTGATGCTGATACCCTCGAGAAAATGTTGGCATTCGATGAGTGAGGTTGTGACCAGCAAATCTTCAGCCTTAAGTGGCTCTGCCAGCAGAACCAATGCCTCCTCCTGGGCATTATGCTCCTCAGAATCCACAATGACTTCGGGACCCTTTCTGAAAAGCTTGTTGCTAAAAGTACGGATAATGCTATTCACACTTTCGGTAGAAATTTTTACTGAGAATAAACGTAGTGTACCTGATGGGAAGACGATATCTCTTAGAAATGCCATCCGAATTTTCCATGCGATTGGGTCTTCCACAGGTACCATGATATTTGGTTTCCAGGTTTTGGGATGGCTTTTCAATTTTTCAGATTGTCGAGCGGACCATTCAGCCATTGCCATAAACATACCGGAGCGTACATCACCCCAGGGTGCCTGCAAACCGCGTTTTACTTGTACCAGGTAAGCAATAATAATTAGCAGCCAGGCCACTGCAGCAAATACGGGGTTGACCATGAACATGACCACCAGGGCCCATAAAAAACCAATAATTGGGATACTGATATGGACTCTGAAAAGGGGTCTGAAAGAAGGAATCCCAATGCCGAGTTGGAGGGCTACAGCAAGATTGATGGTGGCATAGGTAATCAGGAAGAACATGGTAAGCAGGGGGGCAATGGTGTTGAGATCACCCAGCAGCAGACTTGTGAGAATGGCAATGGCTGTAAAAATAATTGAATAAACAGGTTCGCCTTTTGAGCTCCTTTTGGCGAAAAACCGAAAGAAGGGAATCACCTTATCCGATCCCATGGCCATCAATGTACGGGGCGCACCCACCACCGAGCCCAGGGCTGATGAAAGGGTGGCACCCAACACTCCTGCTGCCAGGGCGAGTTTCCACCGGGAAATGTCCATCATAATATTGTTGTTGGAAATCAAGGCGCTGGATTCTGCCAGATGGTCGAGGTAGTAGGCAGCAGCTCCATAAATGAGAAACGAAACAGCTATGGCAGATAGCATACCAATGGGCAGAGATTTCTTTGAGTCCTTCAGATCTCCGGACATGGCTGCACCAGCCTCAATTCCAGTTACTGCTGGGAAAAAAATCGCGAATACAGCCCAGAATGGAGCCTGTGGAAAATCACCCCAGACAACGATATGCGGCGTTGATTCCCCCGTGGCGGCGAAGAATGATACCAGGGAAACGCCAATGATAAACATGATAATATACTGGGTACGCATGGCAAACTGGGCGCCTAACAAACTTATTCCCAGCACCAGGAAAAGTACAGATATCCCAATTACTATGGGGTCGTGACTTGGAAAAAGTGCAATCCAGGCTTCAGTAAAACCTGATATGTACATGGCACCACCCAGTGTCTGGGACAGATACAGGGGAACTCCTACGGCGCTACCGGCTTCGAGGCCAAGGGACCTGGAAATGAGAGCATAGGAACCACCAGCACCTACTCGTGTATTGGTAGCAATTGCAGCAATTGACAGACCCGTTGTTACTGTAATCATTTTTGCCAGTATAATAATTACCAGCGCTCCACCAAATCCGGCATTGCCTACAACCCAACCCAGGCGCAGATACATGATGACACCAAGAATGGTCAGAATTGTGGGGGTAAAGACACCAGCAAATGTCCCTAATTTTTTCATTTATTCAATCCTCTATAGGAAATAATTGAAGTTAAGTTCAGAATTATCACGGCATCATATTAAATGTAGAATTGAAAAAAACTTACTAAATATTCCATTGATAATGGGCTTGTGTGTACCAAATTTTCCCACCGTGAAAAATGCATTCCCAATCCTGCAGCTCTTCTTGTTGCTTTTATCCTATTCCAATGTGTTATCTGGGGCTACCGGGACAGTAACTGGCAGCATCAGGGACTCAAAAACGCAAGCCGCCCTGCCTGGTGTCAATGTGGTCATTGATGGAACCCGTCTTGGTGCCGCCGCCGATCATGCAGGATATTTTGTTATCAGGGATGTTCCTGTGGGAGAATATCGTCTCCATATTCGCATGGTGGGATATAAGGCTAAAATTCTAAGACAGGTTGTTGTCGCCGCTGATCTGGAGACAGATTTGCAGATCGAACTCGAATCTGTTTCCATTGAAATGGGTGCCGTGACGGTGACTCGAGGCAAACGTGAGGGCGCTGAGGAACGTCTCAATCCCAGCCAGAGGGAATTAAAACCCCGCGAAATCATGACCCTGGCTGGTGGGGGTGAGGATATTTTTCGTGGGATTACCACCATGCCCGGTGTCATTGCCCGCTCAGATGCCTCAGCCCAATTTTATGTCCGAGGGGGAACGCCAGATCAGAACTTGATCATTGTAGATGATGTTCCTGTCTTTAACCCATACCGACTCAAGGCCCTGGGTGGTCCCATCAGTATGTTTAACCCTGATGTGGTTGAATATGTCGAGCTATTACCAGGAGGTTTTTCAGCCCAATATGGTGATAAGCTTTCCTCGGTTCTCATAGCTCGAAATAGAGAGGGTAGTCGCTTTGAAAACCTGGGGAAGGCAAGTATGAGTCTCATTGATGTGCGTGCTCTGGCTGAGGGTCCCCTGCCTGGCTCAGGTGAAGAGGGCTCATGGCTGTTATCTGGTCGTCGCACCTACTATGATGTCCTCCTGGATAGAATGGCAGATGTCCCAACGGGTACGGTTTTCCCAAATTTCAAGGACATCCAGGGTAAGCTTGTCTATGATCTTTCCCCTGAGCAGAAGATCCGCGTAAACTTTTCTGATTCCCGGGAGGAGATGATTTTGACTGAGCTTGAAATCAGTGGGGAAGGAGAAGACCTCGATATTTTTGCAGATGAAGATTTCTTCTCATTGAGCAACAATATTGATAGTCGTCTCACCAGTGTGGGCTGGATGAATGCCTTTAGTGATGTCTCACTATCCAACCTGACCCTATCCCGTTTTAATGATACCTGGACCATGAATCTGAAAGCCGGAGATTACCACTATTCACCTGTCATCGATATGCGAAAAATGGAGATTAGAGAAGATCTTACGCATATTCTAACTCCCCGGCATACACTGAAATCAGGCATAACCGTCTCTGATCTTATCACCGATATTGGTATCTCAATGACCATGGATTCGAGTGCCTATTATGAGCAAAATCCTGAGGATCGCCGCATGGATGATGGGGCCATACTGGATCGGGATATTCGACTTCAGAATGCCAGTTCCATGAGTGGTATGTATATTCAGGATCAGTGGATTGTGGTTCCACCAGTTCTCACTATCCTAACTGGATTTAGAGCTGACTATTCTACCTACACCCAGGAATGGGTCTATAGCCCCCGGTTATCTGCAACTTATAATTTGAATTACCAGACCTCCCTCCATATGGGGTGGGGTCATTATTACCAGGCTCCCAATTTTGTGTCACTTTTTGAACGTTTTGAGAGATCCATTGAGTGGAATTTGTTTGAGACCATTAATCTGGGTACAGAGAAGTCCCAGCATAGTCTTTTTGGTATCGAATATCGTCCTTCTGAGAAATATGTGACCAAGCTTGAAGGCTATTACAAGGATCTGAAAAACCTGGTGGTTCAACGCGACTCTACCTATAATTTCATCCCCGACAATTCTGGGGAAGGGTTTGCATATGGTGGTGAATTATTCCTCCAGAAGCGAGAAATGCCCAACACCCGTTTGTCCGGATGGCTTAGCTACTCATATAGTGTTTCCAAGGAAAAAGGGGAGCAGCCCTACTACTATTATCGTGATTTTGATCAACGTCATACCTTTTCACTGGTGGGTCGATATAATCTCTTCAATAACATGTATCTGGATATCCAATATAGCTATGGTAGTGGTTTCCCCTGGACACCAGCCAGATACGATAGCCAGGGACAAGTGCTGGTGGATGCTGAGGGCGAGGTGCGTTTTGAAGAGAAAAATACAGCGAGGTATCCGGTCTATGAGCGACTGGACCTGCGCATGTCCATGCGTGGGGACTTATTTAGGGATACCAAAATTGAGTGGTATCTGGAACTGATCAATGCTCTGGACCACAAGAATATATACGAATACTATTGGTCTGATGACTATGAGACACGCTTCACTTCTTATATGCTGCCACTCCTGCCTTTTTTTGGGGCGAGGGTTAGTTTTTGAGTTGATGAGTTTAATGAGTTAAATGAGGTTGCTGAGTTCGATGAGGGAGATGCGTTTTGATTTGTTGTAATGGATTTCGTCATCCCGAGCGGAGTCGAGGGAAGAGATATCTCGTTGTCAGCACGTATCTCTCGACTCCGCTCGAGATGACGGTTTAAACGAGCTAGTAAAACGGGTATTTTGATTAAACAGAGAAGTATTTCGCCTTGGGATGATGCACCACAATAGCCGAGGTACTCTGCTCTGGAACAATTTGATATTCTTCAGTAAGGGTTATCCCTTCTGATTCAGCATCCAGCAATTCGAAAATGAGCTCCTGATCTTTCAGCTCGGGACAGGCGGGATACCCAAAGGAATAACGACTTCCCTGATATTTTTGCCTGAAGAGTTCTTTGGCCAATTCACCATCGTCCCCGGAGATACCAAGTTCCTGACGAACCTGTTTGTGCCAGTACTCTGCCAGAGCCTCTGCTGTCTCAACGGCAAATCCATGAAAGTACAGGTAATCCGTATAGGCATTATCATGATACAATTTTTGAGCATACTCAGTAGCTTTTGCGCCCACTGTCACCAGTTGGAAAGCCAGTACATCTCGCTTGCCTGAGTCCACACTGGCATAATAATCTGGTATGGATCTACCTGGTGCTGCACTCTGTCTGGGGAAGTCAATAAAGTGCCGGGGCTCTTTATCTTCAGGATTCGCATATATCCAGAGTCTGTTTCCCTCTGACTGACAGGCGTAATAGCCATAGATGACTTTTGGGGAAAGCAGCTTCTCTGCAACGACCTGCTCCGACAGTTTTTCAAAAGTGGGGAAGATGGTTTCCTGTTCCAGTCTTGCATATTCCTCAGCGCTTACCTTGCCCCGTTTGAATCCCCACTGCCCACGAAACAGGGCGGACTGATTAATGTAGGGAAAGATGGTCTCAAGATTCACATCTTCCACTGCTCTGCGTCCCCAAAAAGGTGGCTCAGGGATTCGTTCAGCCGGTTTTAGAATTTCAATTTCTTTTACGACGGCCTTCCTGGTCTTGCTCTTTTTCACCGTCTGGGCTACTGCGAGATCCTGCTCCAGGTTGCCCGCTTCAATCTGCTGCATGAACTTTAATCCATCAAAGGCATCACGGGCATAAGCCAGCGAGCCGGCATAGACTTTTCGCAGATCCTGTTCCACGTAAGCACGCGTCAGGGCCGCTCCGCCCAGGATAATGGGAGGTGTAACCCCATGCTCCGTGAGGACTTCAAGATTGTCCTTCATAATGATGGTGGACTTCACCAGGAGCCCACTCATCCCAATGGCATCGGCTGCTTCGTCCTGAAAACTTTTTAGCATGGCTTCTACAGATACTTTGATCCCCAGATTCACCACATTAAAGCCATTGTTGCTGAGTATGATATCTACCAGGTTCTTGCCAATGTCGTGGACATCACCCTTCACAGTCGCCAGGATGATCTTGCCCTTGGATGAGGCATCCGTTTTTTCCATAAAGGGTTCCAGATAGCTCACGGCTGCCTTCATGGTTTCGGCCGATTGGAGCACAAAGGGTAGTTGCATCTTTCCTGCGCCAAAAAGCTCACCGACTTCCTTCATGCCATCTAGTAGAATCTTATTAACGATATCCAGAGCTGAATATTCCTTCAGGCCAGCTTCCAGGTCTGCCTCGAGCCCGGATCGATTTCCATCTATGATACGAGCTGCCAGCCGCTCTTTTAATGGCAGGGTCGAGAGATCTACTTTGTTCTTGGCCGCAGCAACCAGGTCGGTGTTCAATTCCAATAAACTCACGAGGGGATCGTAATCACCCTCTCGATTATCCAGAATGAGGTCTTCACAGACCTTTCGATCGCTCTCTTTGATCTTGAAGTATGGTTGAATGCGACCAGCATGAAGAATGGCGGCATCAAGACCTGCTTCGATGGCCATATTCAAGAACACAGAGTTTAATAAATGGCGTGTGGCTGGTTTAAGACCAAAAGAAACATTGGAAACCCCCAGGCTTGTAAATGCTTGAGGAAAGGCTTTTTTGATGAGTCGAATACCATCCAGGGTGGCTATGGCAGATTTACGAAATTCTTCATCCCCTGAAGCCAATGTGAATGTGAGGGGATCAAAAAAGAGATCACTCTCTCGGAGTCCATGTTTGGTAACTGCTAAATCATAAATACGTTGAGCGACTTCAAGTTTTTTTTCAGCAGTTTTGGCCATACCATCTTCATCGATGGTGAGACATACCAGACCTGCACCAAATTCGCGACAAAGTGCAATGACTTCCTCGGCTTTGGCATCGCCGTCTTCCAGGTTAATTGAATTCACGATTGCGCGACCTGTGATGCGTTCCAGGGCTGTGCGTATGGTTGAAACTTCAGTTGAATCAATCATGATGGGTATGGAGATCTGACTATTAAGACGATTGATATATTCATCCATATCCCCAGCTTCATCGCGACCTACATAAGCCACGCAGACGTCAAGTATATGGGCACCTTCTGCGACTTGATCACGAGCCATGTTCACCATGCCATCCAGATCTCCTGCCAGGAGCAATTCCCGGAATTTCTTCGACCCATTGGCATTTGTGCGCTCTCCAATGATCAGGGGAGCAGGCTCTTGTTTAAATGTGGATACCGAATAGAGGGAAGTAGCGCCTGCAGTAAAGCTAGGTTCACGTTTGGCAGGGTTTAGACGGCCTGCTTGCTCCGCCACTGCCTTTAAATGTTCAGATGTGGTTCCGCAACAGCCACCGACGACACTGACACCCATACCTGTAATAAAGTGGCTGAGGTCATGAGCAAGCTCTGGCGCAGTGAGATCATAGACCATCTCACCATCAATATTGTGAGGCAGACCAGCATTGGGTATGACTGAAATGGGAAAATGAGAATGAGCAGAAAGGGTATGAAGATGTTCGCTCATAGCTTTTGGACCCGTTCCGCAGTTCAACCCTATGATATCCAGGGGATAGGGCTCCAGGGTAGTGAGGGCTCCCAGCATATCTGTACCCAACAGCATGGTTCCCATGGTTTCCATGGTAACTGAGGCCATAACAGGGAGATCGATGTGCTTTTCTCTCAGTATATGAAATACCGCATTCAAGGCAGCTTTCGCCTGTAATGGATCTTGAACCGTTTCTACCTGGAGGACATGGACACCTCCATCTATGAGACCGGCAGCCTGTTCCCGATAAGCCTGATATAATTCTTGATAGGAGATGTGTCCCAGTGAGGGAAGTCGAGTCCCTGGTCCCATGGACCCTGATACATATCGGGGATGGGCAGGGGTTGAAAACTGGTCAGCCACAGAGCGAGCGAGCTGAGCTGCCTTTAAATTTATTTCATAAACTTTATCAGATAATTCATAGTCACCCAGGACGACATGGGTGCCGCCAAAGGTATTGGTCTCAATGACATC from Candidatus Neomarinimicrobiota bacterium encodes:
- a CDS encoding Na-K-Cl cotransporter, producing the protein MKKLGTFAGVFTPTILTILGVIMYLRLGWVVGNAGFGGALVIIILAKMITVTTGLSIAAIATNTRVGAGGSYALISRSLGLEAGSAVGVPLYLSQTLGGAMYISGFTEAWIALFPSHDPIVIGISVLFLVLGISLLGAQFAMRTQYIIMFIIGVSLVSFFAATGESTPHIVVWGDFPQAPFWAVFAIFFPAVTGIEAGAAMSGDLKDSKKSLPIGMLSAIAVSFLIYGAAAYYLDHLAESSALISNNNIMMDISRWKLALAAGVLGATLSSALGSVVGAPRTLMAMGSDKVIPFFRFFAKRSSKGEPVYSIIFTAIAILTSLLLGDLNTIAPLLTMFFLITYATINLAVALQLGIGIPSFRPLFRVHISIPIIGFLWALVVMFMVNPVFAAVAWLLIIIAYLVQVKRGLQAPWGDVRSGMFMAMAEWSARQSEKLKSHPKTWKPNIMVPVEDPIAWKIRMAFLRDIVFPSGTLRLFSVKISTESVNSIIRTFSNKLFRKGPEVIVDSEEHNAQEEALVLLAEPLKAEDLLVTTSLIECQHFLEGISITVQVMRSMYFPPNIMFLSMSDDRSKDARLEDMIAVAVRESMGIAIYSQHPKNALGNRETINIWLRRSSPNKDLAILMAIQLNRNWNGQLRFVTVVDSEEDGELAKAAQERLFDRARLPGSTEAVVLVGNFKGVLSSAPHADLNVFGISNELDGDSMHTLAEAVNTSCLFVKDSGVESMVV
- the metH gene encoding methionine synthase, with translation MGTSIQRLNLTSEDFWGKEGCNELLVLSKPEAIQSIHAGFLDVGCDVIETNTFGGTHVVLGDYELSDKVYEINLKAAQLARSVADQFSTPAHPRYVSGSMGPGTRLPSLGHISYQELYQAYREQAAGLIDGGVHVLQVETVQDPLQAKAALNAVFHILREKHIDLPVMASVTMETMGTMLLGTDMLGALTTLEPYPLDIIGLNCGTGPKAMSEHLHTLSAHSHFPISVIPNAGLPHNIDGEMVYDLTAPELAHDLSHFITGMGVSVVGGCCGTTSEHLKAVAEQAGRLNPAKREPSFTAGATSLYSVSTFKQEPAPLIIGERTNANGSKKFRELLLAGDLDGMVNMARDQVAEGAHILDVCVAYVGRDEAGDMDEYINRLNSQISIPIMIDSTEVSTIRTALERITGRAIVNSINLEDGDAKAEEVIALCREFGAGLVCLTIDEDGMAKTAEKKLEVAQRIYDLAVTKHGLRESDLFFDPLTFTLASGDEEFRKSAIATLDGIRLIKKAFPQAFTSLGVSNVSFGLKPATRHLLNSVFLNMAIEAGLDAAILHAGRIQPYFKIKESDRKVCEDLILDNREGDYDPLVSLLELNTDLVAAAKNKVDLSTLPLKERLAARIIDGNRSGLEADLEAGLKEYSALDIVNKILLDGMKEVGELFGAGKMQLPFVLQSAETMKAAVSYLEPFMEKTDASSKGKIILATVKGDVHDIGKNLVDIILSNNGFNVVNLGIKVSVEAMLKSFQDEAADAIGMSGLLVKSTIIMKDNLEVLTEHGVTPPIILGGAALTRAYVEQDLRKVYAGSLAYARDAFDGLKFMQQIEAGNLEQDLAVAQTVKKSKTRKAVVKEIEILKPAERIPEPPFWGRRAVEDVNLETIFPYINQSALFRGQWGFKRGKVSAEEYARLEQETIFPTFEKLSEQVVAEKLLSPKVIYGYYACQSEGNRLWIYANPEDKEPRHFIDFPRQSAAPGRSIPDYYASVDSGKRDVLAFQLVTVGAKATEYAQKLYHDNAYTDYLYFHGFAVETAEALAEYWHKQVRQELGISGDDGELAKELFRQKYQGSRYSFGYPACPELKDQELIFELLDAESEGITLTEEYQIVPEQSTSAIVVHHPKAKYFSV
- a CDS encoding PKD domain-containing protein, whose amino-acid sequence is MKQSHSLLITTLVLVSSLFASLEKPHEHSTLEIINDFSPGSQVLANMRIENKSGIPRAIYSPQYQVSASDPESMAREYLLAQTDLLHHTSQNSELKYTGVVETPGGYRVQFIQEFAGISVYKASIKISLNRANEVVFVMNGYQPLTTIAMDVKVSESEALEIAENYLGIDAPNTYENIETIIYKKTFMEAVVARQVTIVPGNKLYGDWEILIDARSGEIIRAEDKACYLDAERETGFGWVYDPDPITAARTLYGQPQFSDNGDQNSDSLNHYLRQVDLEGLLPNNRQYYLSGPFASISDFEGPFTGLYEQSSLNFSFTRDQPEFEAVNIYYHLNHSMAYLNDSLGFDVMPLQYEGGVQFDPHGLDGARNAHFLPSTGMLAFGSPTNYVDAGEDHSIILHELGHGIHHWITNGGISQVEGLSEGLGDYWAQSYTRSLGLLSPEDPQYDYFGQWGLQPYGAPALRVTNFPNHYPDQLGGEVHYDGQLWASSLMSIYDLIGRQATDIDCWEGISMTDISSNQVDAAFAFIQADRDSYAGANLNDIVPVFAARGYLPGPVVAAFDADLTAGTGSILVNFEDLSFSVPDPIISWEWDFNNDGIVDATEQNPQYLFSEDGAYTVSLLVSDGSNSNLLVKEDFISLNSGTLVYDGQAAGVGVNDYSGEFIYDKLSELNVEARYTNHFPASLIGFDAVFISLGNVGEMGTSGSFMNGGQLASITEYVSAGGNVYIEGGSMMSLLPIFGYSDYESFWNLFSIESAAFEDSEQPLGHLLGQVHTLGEDISFAASTQTNNWYLDHCIPGENGLVAFTEASFGNAAIQGLGDHGQKTFYLSYSLAKLVDGDSPNTRQQALLKIIEYFDLPLLAPNFSSSLTTGHAPLAIDFEDVSTSNPEITMWQWDFDNDGSVDSELQHPTWIYNEPGTYSVSLTIRNADTTVSILVDHAIEVFNGESSLHFEGPDNAVIVDYSPLLNMTEAMSIEAWIYPTGWGNLDAGLGRILDKGFIRFFLNKAGNSQFADSSIGLILKHQDGTLSKVTTGPNSIQLNEWQHVAMTYDGASSEIHIYINGIDRTVIHTPPTGPLINHDTWDLILGNNLTRSFVFDGRLDEIRIWDIAVTYTNLTAGMSSYLNGDEAGLMAYFKMNEANGDTLYDVTGNSHRGHIENADWTWGTDFVVPVGIDNQPALPIQRLVMKNYPNPFNPSTAIRYGLPSQSVVHIQIFDVRGVELQNYSLSQQPAGWYELEWNGRDKSGSQVSSGIYFCRIQTELEYQTIKMVMLQ
- a CDS encoding TonB-dependent receptor, which encodes MLLLSYSNVLSGATGTVTGSIRDSKTQAALPGVNVVIDGTRLGAAADHAGYFVIRDVPVGEYRLHIRMVGYKAKILRQVVVAADLETDLQIELESVSIEMGAVTVTRGKREGAEERLNPSQRELKPREIMTLAGGGEDIFRGITTMPGVIARSDASAQFYVRGGTPDQNLIIVDDVPVFNPYRLKALGGPISMFNPDVVEYVELLPGGFSAQYGDKLSSVLIARNREGSRFENLGKASMSLIDVRALAEGPLPGSGEEGSWLLSGRRTYYDVLLDRMADVPTGTVFPNFKDIQGKLVYDLSPEQKIRVNFSDSREEMILTELEISGEGEDLDIFADEDFFSLSNNIDSRLTSVGWMNAFSDVSLSNLTLSRFNDTWTMNLKAGDYHYSPVIDMRKMEIREDLTHILTPRHTLKSGITVSDLITDIGISMTMDSSAYYEQNPEDRRMDDGAILDRDIRLQNASSMSGMYIQDQWIVVPPVLTILTGFRADYSTYTQEWVYSPRLSATYNLNYQTSLHMGWGHYYQAPNFVSLFERFERSIEWNLFETINLGTEKSQHSLFGIEYRPSEKYVTKLEGYYKDLKNLVVQRDSTYNFIPDNSGEGFAYGGELFLQKREMPNTRLSGWLSYSYSVSKEKGEQPYYYYRDFDQRHTFSLVGRYNLFNNMYLDIQYSYGSGFPWTPARYDSQGQVLVDAEGEVRFEEKNTARYPVYERLDLRMSMRGDLFRDTKIEWYLELINALDHKNIYEYYWSDDYETRFTSYMLPLLPFFGARVSF